The Methanothrix soehngenii GP6 genome has a window encoding:
- a CDS encoding ribonuclease P protein component 1, with amino-acid sequence MKLNPTNLARHELIGLDVQVESNSEPGIVGLRGRIVDETRNTFLLETERKVLRIPKKNASLTFTLPDGQRARVAGSVLISQPENRISKRMQRTRWKL; translated from the coding sequence GTGAAGCTCAACCCCACGAACCTGGCGAGACACGAGCTCATTGGCCTGGATGTTCAGGTCGAGTCCAACAGCGAGCCGGGTATCGTCGGGCTCAGGGGAAGGATTGTGGACGAGACCAGGAACACATTCCTTTTGGAGACAGAGCGCAAGGTCTTGCGCATTCCAAAAAAGAATGCCAGCCTGACCTTCACCCTGCCCGACGGGCAGAGGGCGAGGGTCGCAGGCTCGGTTTTGATCTCGCAGCCTGAGAACAGAATAAGCAAAAGAATGCAGAGGACGAGGTGGAAGTTATGA
- a CDS encoding 50S ribosomal protein L19e, with product MPGFTTQRRLAASELNIGESRVWINPDPELAGALGDAITREDIRSQISDGNIKAKPKKGNSRGRIRAKNAKRAYGHCKGPGHRRGAKGARSPRKELWMTKIRALRKRLRELRDTGQIDRHAYRLLYRKSKGGEYRSTAHMNSFIKAKGLARGE from the coding sequence ATGCCGGGATTTACCACCCAGCGAAGGCTGGCGGCATCTGAGCTGAATATCGGCGAGAGTCGGGTCTGGATCAATCCCGATCCTGAGTTGGCAGGCGCCCTGGGCGATGCTATCACCCGGGAGGATATTCGCTCTCAGATCAGCGATGGCAACATCAAAGCCAAGCCCAAGAAGGGCAACAGCCGGGGAAGGATCAGGGCCAAGAATGCCAAGAGAGCCTACGGCCATTGCAAGGGACCTGGACACAGAAGGGGTGCCAAAGGCGCTCGCAGCCCACGCAAAGAGCTGTGGATGACCAAGATCCGGGCTCTGCGAAAGAGGCTCAGGGAGCTGCGGGATACTGGTCAGATCGACCGGCATGCTTACCGACTGCTCTACCGCAAATCCAAGGGTGGAGAGTACAGGAGCACAGCGCATATGAATTCCTTTATAAAGGCCAAGGGCCTTGCTCGGGGTGAGTGA
- the rpmC gene encoding 50S ribosomal protein L29 has product MAIFKIDEIRNMNAEEISEELHKLESELIRERGVVTAGGAPEKPGRIKDIRRTIARIKTVQTERRK; this is encoded by the coding sequence ATGGCCATCTTCAAGATTGATGAGATAAGAAACATGAACGCGGAAGAGATATCCGAGGAGCTGCATAAGCTCGAGAGTGAGCTCATCCGCGAGAGAGGCGTCGTCACTGCTGGTGGCGCCCCGGAGAAGCCGGGGAGGATTAAAGACATCCGCAGGACGATTGCCCGGATCAAAACGGTCCAGACGGAGCGAAGGAAGTGA
- the secY gene encoding preprotein translocase subunit SecY encodes MNQQSFFYAIEPFVRRLPSVERPTGHVHFKRKLSWTLAILLLYFILGNIPLFGLSAASIDLFSSYRAFFAGSFGTMMLLGIGPIVTASIVLQLLVGAEIIKLNLSDPRDQAIYQGTQKALVFLMVAVEGLPQVLGGYLLPDEGVANALGVSLGIISLLIFIQVFIGGSLIVYMDEVVSKWGVGSGVGLFIVAGISQQLVTGLINPATGEAGLSVGIIPKWIDIIRLQLISFDTLFTSEGIRFIMITGGILALISTILIILLVVLVESTRIEIPLAHSRVRGARGRFPVKLVYASVLPMILVRAIQANIEMLGALLASRLGTVSTATVTGEGVTTVYTGYSSLLGNFISQSQFDAATGAAISGQSPQPVSGLMYFLSPIGGPEDWIPSMVTTSTAGMAELGFSPIAGWQILLHVLTDSAFLIIGGILFAIFWIETTGMGPKSVAAKIHNSGLQVPGYRRNPASIEKLMERYIPKVTVIGGVIIGVLTLIASLMGTLGGAGGTGLLLAVSIVYRLYEQIASEQIQEMYPMMQKFFGASA; translated from the coding sequence ATGAACCAGCAAAGTTTCTTTTATGCGATAGAGCCCTTTGTGCGCCGGCTCCCTTCGGTGGAACGGCCCACAGGGCACGTCCATTTTAAGAGAAAGCTAAGCTGGACTCTGGCCATATTGCTCCTTTACTTCATCCTTGGAAACATACCTCTATTTGGCCTCTCTGCGGCATCTATAGACCTCTTCAGCTCTTACCGTGCCTTTTTCGCCGGATCCTTCGGCACGATGATGCTTTTGGGCATCGGTCCCATCGTTACCGCATCCATTGTGCTCCAGCTTCTGGTTGGCGCGGAGATCATCAAGCTCAATCTGAGCGATCCCCGGGATCAGGCCATCTATCAGGGCACCCAAAAGGCTCTGGTCTTTCTGATGGTTGCCGTAGAGGGCTTGCCCCAGGTGCTGGGCGGCTATCTCCTGCCTGATGAGGGAGTAGCGAACGCTTTAGGCGTATCCCTGGGCATAATATCCTTATTGATATTTATTCAGGTCTTTATTGGCGGATCCCTTATTGTTTATATGGACGAGGTTGTGTCCAAATGGGGCGTAGGATCAGGAGTGGGCCTGTTCATCGTGGCGGGAATCAGCCAGCAGCTGGTCACCGGTCTGATCAATCCGGCTACAGGCGAAGCCGGCCTCTCGGTGGGGATCATCCCCAAGTGGATTGATATCATCAGGCTGCAGCTGATCAGCTTTGACACACTCTTCACCTCTGAAGGCATCCGGTTTATCATGATCACCGGAGGAATTCTGGCCCTCATATCCACCATTCTGATCATATTGCTGGTCGTTTTGGTGGAGTCTACGAGAATTGAGATTCCTCTGGCCCACAGCCGGGTGCGGGGTGCAAGAGGCCGGTTCCCGGTTAAGCTGGTCTATGCATCAGTCCTTCCCATGATCCTGGTGAGGGCTATTCAGGCCAATATCGAGATGCTGGGGGCATTGCTGGCATCAAGGCTTGGAACAGTCTCCACAGCTACTGTGACTGGCGAGGGAGTGACCACGGTCTATACCGGCTACTCCAGCCTCCTGGGCAATTTCATATCTCAGTCCCAGTTTGATGCCGCCACCGGCGCTGCCATCAGCGGACAATCACCCCAGCCGGTATCAGGGCTCATGTATTTCCTCTCGCCCATAGGAGGGCCGGAAGACTGGATTCCCAGCATGGTGACCACCTCTACTGCGGGGATGGCAGAGCTTGGATTCTCGCCCATTGCCGGCTGGCAGATCCTCTTGCATGTGCTCACAGATTCCGCTTTCCTGATCATCGGCGGCATTCTGTTCGCCATATTCTGGATTGAGACCACTGGTATGGGACCCAAGAGCGTTGCTGCCAAGATCCATAACTCGGGACTGCAGGTCCCCGGTTACAGAAGGAATCCCGCTTCAATTGAGAAGCTAATGGAGCGGTACATTCCTAAAGTGACTGTGATCGGCGGCGTGATCATTGGGGTTTTGACCCTGATTGCCAGCCTTATGGGAACCCTGGGTGGTGCAGGAGGCACTGGTCTCCTTCTGGCGGTGAGCATAGTCTACCGGCTCTATGAGCAGATAGCCAGCGAGCAGATTCAGGAGATGTACCCGATGATGCAGAAGTTCTTTGGAGCTTCCGCATGA
- the cmk gene encoding (d)CMP kinase: MIITVSGSPGTGTTTLARALSVQLGLPWVNSGELFRKIASEKNISVKEMNRMAEKGPEIDYLIDDAQRSLAKERQGVFEGRLSGHLLDADLKVLLKSDLRTRAERISKRESKLLEDACQETRLREESEARRYKKYYNIDINDLNVYDLVVDTGRFNESGTLAIVLAAARSRQCP; the protein is encoded by the coding sequence ATGATAATCACCGTTAGCGGCTCGCCGGGCACTGGGACCACCACCCTGGCCCGGGCTCTTTCTGTCCAGCTTGGCCTCCCCTGGGTCAACTCCGGGGAATTGTTCCGCAAGATCGCCAGCGAGAAGAACATATCAGTCAAGGAGATGAACCGCATGGCAGAGAAGGGACCGGAGATCGATTATCTGATCGATGATGCCCAGAGGTCTCTGGCCAAAGAGAGACAGGGAGTCTTCGAGGGCAGATTGTCCGGGCACCTTCTGGATGCCGATCTCAAAGTGCTCTTGAAGTCCGATCTTAGGACAAGAGCGGAGCGCATATCCAAGCGGGAGTCCAAGCTGCTGGAGGATGCCTGTCAGGAGACGAGGCTGCGGGAGGAGAGCGAGGCCCGCAGGTACAAGAAATACTATAACATCGACATCAATGACCTCAACGTATACGATCTGGTGGTGGATACGGGCAGGTTCAATGAATCGGGAACTTTGGCCATAGTGCTGGCGGCGGCGAGGTCAAGGCAATGTCCGTGA
- the rplX gene encoding 50S ribosomal protein L24 has translation MITKQPRKQRKERYTAPLHRRQKYMHAPLSRALREELKKRNAQLRKGDTVKVVRGDHAGTEGAVEDVDIKRCTIKVAGVSNYRADGTEVPRTIHPSNVVIVKLELEDAEREKIFERRSE, from the coding sequence ATGATTACAAAACAGCCCAGAAAGCAGCGGAAAGAGAGGTACACTGCACCGTTGCATCGGCGTCAAAAGTACATGCATGCTCCCTTAAGCCGGGCCCTGCGTGAAGAGCTGAAGAAACGCAATGCTCAGCTCCGCAAGGGCGATACGGTCAAGGTTGTACGTGGAGATCACGCCGGCACAGAAGGTGCAGTCGAGGACGTAGACATCAAGAGATGCACCATAAAGGTAGCGGGAGTGAGCAACTACCGCGCCGATGGAACTGAGGTGCCCAGAACCATTCACCCCTCGAATGTGGTAATCGTCAAGCTCGAGCTTGAGGATGCAGAGAGGGAGAAGATCTTTGAGAGGCGATCTGAATGA
- a CDS encoding 50S ribosomal protein L18 has protein sequence MATGPRYKVPLRRRKEGKTNYHVRYKLLLSKRPRVVVRKSNASTTLQLVVAELEGDKTLLTVNSRELKGFGFSSAVGNLPAAYLTGLLFGKKMLAIGVEGGVADIGLHASTKGNRIYAAIKGVVDAGVDVPHSPEIFPDEERIRGEHIKSYTGKDTVAQFEAAKEKILG, from the coding sequence TTGGCAACTGGACCGAGATATAAGGTTCCTCTCCGCAGAAGGAAAGAGGGCAAGACCAACTATCATGTCAGATACAAGCTACTGCTATCCAAGAGACCGAGAGTTGTAGTCAGGAAGAGCAATGCCAGCACCACTCTGCAGCTGGTGGTGGCAGAGCTTGAGGGTGACAAGACCCTGCTGACGGTCAACTCCCGGGAGCTCAAAGGATTCGGCTTCTCCTCAGCTGTCGGCAATCTGCCTGCAGCATACCTTACAGGCCTGCTCTTCGGCAAGAAGATGCTAGCTATTGGGGTAGAAGGAGGAGTAGCAGACATAGGGCTGCATGCCTCCACCAAAGGGAACAGGATCTATGCCGCCATTAAGGGGGTAGTAGATGCAGGAGTAGATGTGCCCCACAGCCCCGAGATCTTCCCGGATGAGGAGAGGATCCGAGGGGAGCACATAAAGAGCTATACTGGAAAAGACACCGTAGCCCAGTTCGAGGCTGCTAAAGAGAAGATACTGGGGTGA
- a CDS encoding 50S ribosomal protein L5: MLEPRIDKVVVHVGVGESGQRLVNAETIMKTITKQQPVRSMAKKTLPTFNIKKKEPIGAKLTLRGKAAEDFLAIALKAAGNSLRMSQFDQQGNFSFGIEEHTDFPGMRYDPEIGIFGMDVSVALKRAGYRIARRRVSKKKLPSRQRLGQDDTVEFIKKKFGVEVLEAA; the protein is encoded by the coding sequence ATGCTCGAGCCCCGCATCGACAAGGTCGTCGTGCATGTGGGGGTAGGAGAGAGCGGTCAGAGGCTGGTGAACGCCGAGACTATCATGAAGACGATCACCAAACAGCAGCCAGTTCGCTCCATGGCCAAGAAGACTCTGCCCACATTCAACATAAAAAAGAAGGAGCCAATTGGCGCCAAGCTTACCTTGCGAGGGAAAGCAGCGGAGGACTTTCTGGCCATAGCCCTCAAAGCCGCGGGCAACAGCCTGAGGATGAGCCAGTTCGATCAGCAGGGCAACTTCTCTTTTGGTATCGAGGAGCACACCGACTTTCCCGGGATGAGATATGACCCGGAGATAGGCATCTTCGGCATGGATGTCTCCGTAGCTCTGAAGAGGGCCGGCTACAGAATCGCCCGGAGAAGGGTGTCTAAAAAGAAGCTGCCAAGCAGGCAGAGGCTGGGTCAGGACGATACCGTGGAGTTCATCAAAAAGAAGTTCGGCGTTGAGGTCTTGGAGGCAGCATGA
- a CDS encoding 50S ribosomal protein L30, with translation MFAIVRLRGEVNLRPDIKDTLAMLHIHRVNHCVVVKEDPHYRGMIQKVKDYVAWGEIDDDTLAMLLERRGRLSANRRLTEQYLKENTPYSSFKELAKAINSGSASLKDLQIKPIFRLHPARKGLRTTKKTAQQGGDLGFHQNLADLIKRMR, from the coding sequence ATGTTTGCCATAGTGAGATTGAGAGGGGAGGTGAACCTCAGGCCGGATATCAAGGACACCCTGGCTATGCTCCATATTCATAGGGTCAACCACTGCGTTGTGGTCAAAGAAGACCCCCATTACCGGGGCATGATCCAGAAGGTCAAGGACTACGTGGCCTGGGGCGAGATCGATGATGATACTCTGGCAATGCTGTTAGAGAGAAGGGGCAGGCTGAGCGCCAACCGACGCCTGACAGAGCAGTATTTAAAGGAGAATACACCTTATTCATCTTTTAAGGAACTGGCCAAAGCCATCAACTCCGGCTCTGCCAGTCTGAAAGATCTGCAAATCAAGCCCATATTCAGGCTGCACCCTGCTCGGAAGGGCTTAAGAACTACCAAGAAGACCGCTCAACAGGGTGGAGATCTGGGATTCCACCAGAATTTGGCGGATCTTATCAAGAGGATGAGGTAG
- a CDS encoding uL15m family ribosomal protein, producing the protein MVRPKTKEKRGHRTYHGKHKNMRGGGTRGGRGDSGKCKHHFMRSILLGTEMGKHGFVRLPLAEEVDVVNVDELDQLAGQDGKVEINELKVLGRGRVTRKLEVKALGFTAAAKSKIEAAGGQAVVV; encoded by the coding sequence ATGGTTAGACCAAAGACCAAAGAAAAGAGAGGTCATAGAACCTACCACGGCAAGCACAAGAACATGCGCGGAGGAGGAACCCGTGGCGGCCGTGGAGATTCAGGCAAATGCAAGCATCACTTCATGAGATCCATCCTTCTTGGCACCGAAATGGGTAAGCATGGCTTCGTCCGGCTGCCTTTAGCTGAGGAGGTAGATGTGGTCAATGTCGATGAGCTGGACCAGCTGGCCGGCCAGGACGGCAAGGTTGAGATCAATGAATTGAAGGTTCTCGGTCGAGGTAGGGTAACCCGGAAGCTGGAGGTTAAGGCTTTAGGATTCACTGCCGCGGCTAAGAGCAAGATCGAGGCTGCTGGTGGTCAGGCAGTAGTAGTATGA
- a CDS encoding 30S ribosomal protein S17, whose protein sequence is MRDIGLDVAPPEKECNDPKCPFHGTLPVRGQVFSCTVVSDKMDNTVVVMRKFEKKATKYERFEKRQSKIHAHNPPCLEAKAGDRVKIAECRPLSKTKSYVVVEVLK, encoded by the coding sequence ATGAGGGATATCGGACTGGACGTAGCCCCCCCGGAAAAGGAGTGCAACGATCCCAAGTGTCCCTTCCATGGTACCCTTCCTGTACGCGGCCAGGTCTTCAGTTGCACTGTGGTCAGCGACAAGATGGATAACACCGTGGTAGTTATGCGCAAGTTTGAAAAGAAAGCAACGAAGTACGAACGATTTGAGAAGAGGCAGTCCAAGATCCATGCGCACAATCCTCCATGCCTTGAAGCCAAGGCCGGAGATCGTGTCAAAATAGCTGAGTGTCGGCCCCTCTCCAAGACCAAATCCTATGTGGTAGTGGAGGTCTTGAAATGA
- the rpl14p gene encoding 50S ribosomal protein L14: MRGQKAKIPRAINTGAYLDCVDNTGARTLHVISVKNYRGVKNRQPCAGIGDIVIVSVKKGTPEMRKQIFKAVIIRQRKEFRRPDGLRVKFEDNAAVIVDDEGVPKGSEVKGPVAREVAERFGKIASAASIIV, encoded by the coding sequence ATGAGAGGACAGAAGGCCAAGATCCCAAGGGCGATCAACACTGGCGCATACCTGGATTGTGTAGACAATACAGGTGCGCGGACGCTACACGTTATCTCGGTAAAGAACTATCGAGGCGTGAAAAATAGACAGCCCTGCGCAGGAATCGGGGATATAGTGATCGTGTCCGTTAAGAAGGGAACTCCTGAGATGAGAAAGCAGATCTTTAAAGCTGTCATCATCCGCCAGAGGAAGGAGTTTCGCAGGCCCGACGGCCTCAGAGTGAAGTTCGAGGATAACGCCGCCGTCATAGTGGACGATGAGGGCGTACCCAAGGGCTCCGAGGTCAAGGGACCCGTGGCCCGTGAGGTAGCGGAGAGGTTCGGCAAGATCGCCTCCGCGGCATCCATAATTGTGTGA
- a CDS encoding 50S ribosomal protein L32e, which translates to MAERLLRVRTRQKSKKPEFNFHDSHKKKKLGTSWRKPRGLHNKLRQHIAAKGRVVQPGFGSPKAVRGYHPSGMAEIRVNNVAELAAAQGCAVRIASAVGMKKRLDIQAKAAEMGLKILNPKGGA; encoded by the coding sequence ATGGCAGAAAGATTGCTAAGAGTCAGAACCAGGCAGAAGTCCAAGAAGCCCGAGTTCAACTTTCATGATTCACATAAAAAGAAGAAGCTTGGCACAAGTTGGCGAAAGCCCCGTGGCCTGCACAATAAGCTCAGGCAGCATATAGCTGCCAAAGGCCGGGTTGTCCAACCTGGCTTTGGAAGCCCAAAGGCCGTTCGAGGATATCATCCCAGCGGAATGGCTGAGATTAGGGTGAACAATGTGGCAGAGCTGGCAGCCGCTCAAGGTTGCGCAGTGCGTATTGCCTCTGCCGTGGGGATGAAAAAACGGCTGGATATTCAGGCTAAGGCTGCGGAGATGGGGCTCAAGATCCTCAATCCCAAAGGAGGGGCCTGA
- a CDS encoding 30S ribosomal protein S5: MDQKKKRDFYQEEWVPKTRLGKLVYEGQVTTFDEAIASGLPIKEAGLIDALIPGLEDEVLDINMVQRMTDSGRRVKFRTTVIVGNRDGYIGLGEGKDVQVGKAIKKGIDNAKRNIMKVNRGCGSWECGCGQPHTVPYQVVGESGSVRVVLIPAPRGLGIAAGDTSKKVMDMAGIKDVWTRTAGSTRTTINFAKATYNALINTITVRA; this comes from the coding sequence ATGGATCAGAAGAAGAAACGCGATTTTTACCAAGAGGAGTGGGTCCCCAAGACGAGGCTTGGAAAGCTGGTCTATGAGGGTCAGGTAACCACTTTCGATGAGGCCATTGCATCCGGCCTGCCCATAAAAGAGGCCGGACTGATAGATGCGCTCATTCCAGGGCTCGAGGACGAGGTTCTGGATATCAACATGGTTCAGAGGATGACCGACTCCGGAAGGAGGGTCAAGTTCAGGACCACAGTAATTGTGGGCAACAGAGACGGCTACATTGGACTGGGCGAGGGAAAGGATGTCCAGGTGGGAAAGGCCATCAAAAAGGGCATCGATAACGCCAAGAGGAACATTATGAAGGTGAACCGGGGCTGCGGCAGCTGGGAATGTGGTTGCGGCCAGCCTCACACTGTGCCCTATCAGGTAGTGGGTGAGTCCGGAAGCGTTCGGGTAGTTCTCATCCCTGCGCCTCGTGGCTTGGGCATTGCGGCCGGAGATACCAGCAAGAAGGTCATGGATATGGCCGGAATCAAGGATGTCTGGACCAGGACCGCAGGCTCCACCAGGACCACCATCAACTTCGCTAAAGCGACATACAACGCGCTCATCAATACCATAACTGTGAGGGCCTGA
- a CDS encoding 30S ribosomal protein S14 has product MKKGKKVYGRGANVCKRCSRKNGLVRKYGIYLCRQCFREIAPEMGFEKYS; this is encoded by the coding sequence ATGAAGAAAGGCAAGAAGGTCTATGGAAGAGGAGCAAACGTTTGCAAGCGTTGCAGCCGCAAGAACGGCCTGGTTAGAAAGTACGGTATCTACCTGTGCCGGCAGTGCTTCCGAGAGATAGCCCCTGAAATGGGATTTGAAAAGTATTCGTAG
- a CDS encoding 30S ribosomal protein S8: protein MLLDPLADAMSVIKNAESVGKPECIIHPASKVIGRALKVMADRGYIGEFEFIDDGKSGMFRVKLLGRINRCGVIKPRFSTKATEMEKWEKRFLPAKNFGVLILSTNKGVMAHSDARAQSLGGQLLAYVY from the coding sequence TTGTTATTGGATCCACTGGCCGATGCGATGTCCGTTATAAAGAATGCGGAGAGCGTAGGCAAGCCTGAATGTATCATCCATCCCGCCTCTAAAGTCATAGGCAGGGCCCTGAAGGTCATGGCGGATAGGGGATACATCGGCGAGTTTGAGTTTATCGATGATGGAAAGTCAGGAATGTTCCGGGTGAAGCTCCTGGGAAGGATCAACCGCTGCGGTGTCATCAAGCCGCGGTTCTCCACCAAGGCTACGGAGATGGAGAAGTGGGAGAAGAGATTCCTCCCTGCCAAGAACTTTGGGGTGCTAATACTGAGCACCAACAAAGGGGTCATGGCCCACTCTGATGCCAGGGCCCAGTCCCTGGGAGGACAGCTCCTGGCGTATGTATATTAG
- a CDS encoding 30S ribosomal protein S4e — MSRHQKRLTIPVSWPVARKTSVWVPKSSPGPHSSQESMPLLMVIRDMLKLVDNAREAKRVLYEGKVLVDGKSQKDHKLPIGIFDVIGLPLLDQQYRMLKDEKGMFYLSLLEPGSARKLARIENKTVLRGNKQQLNLSDGSNKLAEGDYKVGDSLVLSIPEKDIDERIEFKVGNLAMVVGGKHSGQTGKIKDIIKVKSSQPNRVIISGDKEFETIEEYVYMIGTDSPVIKLGAAR, encoded by the coding sequence ATGAGCCGACATCAGAAGAGGCTGACTATCCCGGTTAGCTGGCCGGTGGCCAGAAAGACCAGCGTATGGGTCCCCAAGAGCAGCCCAGGCCCTCATTCCTCTCAGGAGAGCATGCCTCTCTTGATGGTGATCAGGGATATGCTCAAGCTGGTGGATAACGCCCGCGAGGCCAAGAGGGTCCTTTATGAGGGCAAGGTTCTGGTGGACGGCAAATCCCAGAAGGATCATAAGCTCCCCATAGGCATATTCGATGTGATCGGTTTGCCGCTGCTCGATCAGCAATACAGAATGCTGAAGGACGAGAAGGGGATGTTCTATCTGAGTCTCCTTGAGCCGGGAAGTGCGAGAAAGCTGGCCCGGATCGAGAATAAAACCGTCCTCAGAGGCAATAAGCAGCAGCTCAACCTATCCGACGGCTCGAATAAGCTGGCGGAAGGTGACTACAAAGTGGGCGACTCTCTGGTTCTCTCTATACCCGAAAAAGATATCGATGAAAGGATCGAGTTCAAGGTCGGCAATCTGGCCATGGTCGTGGGCGGAAAGCACAGCGGCCAGACTGGGAAGATCAAGGATATCATAAAGGTGAAGAGCTCTCAGCCCAACCGGGTTATAATATCTGGAGACAAGGAGTTCGAAACCATTGAGGAGTACGTCTATATGATCGGAACGGACAGTCCCGTCATCAAACTGGGGGCCGCCAGATGA
- a CDS encoding 50S ribosomal protein L6, with protein MVKEIARQVEIPEGVTVSVDRNVVTVKGPKGELSRTLSYPDLEIRKEDLQVIVNSRVDRKRHRAMVGTLASHINNMVTGVTKGYEYRMKVVYSHFPIQLKAASDELIINNFLGERKSRSARVLPGTKVEIGKDEVVITGMDKENVGQTMANIEQATRVHGFDVRIFQDGIYLIDKR; from the coding sequence ATGGTCAAAGAGATTGCGCGACAGGTAGAGATCCCGGAAGGAGTTACAGTCTCCGTGGACAGGAATGTCGTCACGGTTAAGGGGCCAAAAGGCGAGTTATCCCGGACGCTCTCCTATCCCGACCTGGAGATCCGCAAAGAGGATCTTCAGGTGATCGTAAATTCCAGGGTCGACCGCAAGCGCCACAGAGCAATGGTGGGAACGCTGGCCTCTCACATAAACAATATGGTTACCGGCGTTACTAAAGGATATGAGTACAGGATGAAGGTCGTGTACTCTCACTTCCCCATCCAGCTCAAGGCAGCTTCCGATGAGTTGATCATAAACAACTTCCTCGGCGAGAGGAAGTCTCGATCTGCTCGAGTTCTGCCGGGAACCAAGGTCGAGATAGGCAAAGACGAAGTCGTGATTACAGGCATGGACAAGGAGAATGTTGGCCAGACCATGGCCAATATCGAACAGGCGACCAGGGTGCATGGCTTCGATGTCAGGATATTCCAGGATGGGATATACCTGATAGACAAGAGGTGA
- a CDS encoding DUF106 domain-containing protein, which produces MKQSMSSTLDRAALVLGILFFLGVMIEDYRNLLGQVMDHLLGWLPQTGLSFPVILFILAAITGLYASLVQKYTMDWDFMRRQQEKMRALQANMKAAQLAGDQSKVQSLQTEQMKMVSEQGKMMQMQFKPMLYIGIISIPLFMWIYFYIHNSGGINMTFPFWGTHSITEMVLGPILYWFYWYFVCSLPVSQIIRKALDIGSMS; this is translated from the coding sequence ATGAAGCAATCCATGTCCAGTACGCTGGACAGAGCGGCCCTGGTACTGGGCATCCTCTTTTTTTTGGGGGTGATGATCGAGGATTACAGGAACCTCTTAGGGCAGGTCATGGATCACCTTCTGGGATGGCTGCCCCAGACGGGGCTGTCCTTTCCGGTCATCCTCTTCATCCTGGCGGCCATTACCGGCCTTTATGCCAGCCTGGTTCAGAAGTACACTATGGACTGGGATTTTATGCGCCGCCAGCAGGAGAAGATGAGAGCCCTGCAGGCCAACATGAAGGCAGCTCAGCTGGCTGGGGACCAGTCTAAGGTTCAGTCTCTGCAGACTGAGCAGATGAAGATGGTCTCGGAACAAGGAAAGATGATGCAGATGCAGTTCAAACCCATGCTCTACATCGGCATCATATCTATTCCCCTCTTCATGTGGATATATTTCTACATTCATAACTCCGGTGGAATCAACATGACCTTTCCCTTCTGGGGGACGCATAGTATCACCGAAATGGTTCTGGGGCCGATCCTCTACTGGTTCTACTGGTATTTCGTCTGCTCTCTGCCCGTATCGCAGATCATCAGAAAGGCTCTGGATATAGGGAGCATGAGCTGA